A window of Bradyrhizobium sp. AZCC 1610 contains these coding sequences:
- a CDS encoding IS110 family transposase encodes MSQSFDASRSLTAFEQDSTLVAVIEMSQSKWLVAAVIPGVERQPLKKLGANADALLKLLQRWQDEARKAGRTVRRIVCAYEAGRDGFWLARWLQARAIEAYVIHAASIAVSREHRRAKTDRIDTELLMRSFLGWLRGEKRHCSMVAIPTMAEEDARRPSRERESLVGEQTRIVNRIKAVLALFGIGGFNPRLRKAAQKLATLHTAEGTPLPENAHAELRRDLERLRLVHDQIHIIESERLRRLALAPAATTRPHAMVRLIARVFGVGIETADMLVNEALARKLRDRKAVARYAGLTGAPDESGKRRREKGLARAGNGRVRRGMIQLAWRFLIFQKDSRLVRWFRERTADGRSTTRKTMIVALARKLLIALWRLATTGEITEGLRLRPAGT; translated from the coding sequence ATGTCGCAATCGTTTGACGCCAGCAGGTCCCTCACCGCCTTCGAACAGGATAGCACGTTGGTCGCAGTGATCGAGATGAGCCAGTCGAAGTGGCTTGTTGCGGCTGTGATCCCGGGGGTCGAGCGCCAGCCCCTGAAGAAGCTTGGTGCAAATGCGGACGCTCTGCTGAAGCTGTTGCAGCGCTGGCAGGATGAAGCGCGCAAGGCCGGGCGGACGGTCAGGCGGATCGTCTGCGCCTATGAGGCCGGGCGAGACGGATTCTGGCTGGCGCGCTGGCTGCAGGCGCGCGCCATCGAGGCCTACGTCATCCATGCCGCAAGCATCGCAGTGTCCCGCGAGCACCGCCGGGCCAAGACCGATCGGATCGATACGGAACTGCTGATGCGCTCGTTTCTCGGCTGGCTGCGTGGCGAGAAGCGCCATTGCAGCATGGTCGCGATCCCGACCATGGCGGAAGAAGATGCGCGGCGGCCGAGTCGTGAGCGGGAGAGCCTCGTGGGCGAGCAAACACGGATCGTCAACCGGATCAAGGCTGTCCTCGCCCTGTTCGGCATCGGCGGGTTCAATCCGAGGCTGCGCAAGGCGGCGCAGAAGCTTGCGACACTGCACACCGCGGAAGGAACACCGTTACCGGAAAATGCCCACGCCGAATTGCGCCGCGATCTGGAGCGGCTGCGCCTGGTGCACGACCAGATCCACATCATCGAAAGTGAACGGTTGCGCCGGCTCGCGCTCGCGCCGGCCGCAACGACAAGGCCTCACGCGATGGTTCGTCTGATCGCAAGGGTTTTTGGCGTCGGCATTGAGACCGCCGACATGCTGGTAAATGAGGCGCTGGCGCGCAAGCTGCGCGATCGCAAAGCTGTTGCGCGCTATGCTGGACTGACCGGCGCGCCGGACGAGAGCGGCAAGCGCCGGCGCGAGAAGGGACTGGCCCGCGCCGGCAACGGTCGGGTCCGCCGCGGCATGATCCAACTGGCCTGGCGCTTTCTGATCTTCCAGAAGGATAGCCGGCTCGTCCGTTGGTTCCGCGAGCGCACAGCGGATGGCCGCAGCACCACGCGCAAAACCATGATCGTGGCGCTGGCGCGCAAGCTGCTCATCGCGCTGTGGCGGCTGGCAACCACCGGCGAGATAACTGAGGGGCTCAGGCTGCGCCCGGCCGGCACTTGA
- a CDS encoding flavin-containing monooxygenase, protein MHQTISTGATPIPDYDAIIIGAGMSGLYQLYRLREQGFRVRVFEAGTDVGGTWYWNRYPGARFDSESYSYGYSFSKELLEEWEWSEHFAGQPETLRYLNHVADKFDLRRDIQFRSRVTAAVYDEGSRSWSITREDGSRFNTRFLITAIGPLSTPTLPRIEGRDDFKGASFHTARWPKEPVDFTGKRVAVIGTGATGVQTIQTIAGQVGHLTVFQRTPNWCAPLHNGKIDAETQVKIKVGYPEMFARCQETFACFLHTPDPRGAFEVSDEEREAFYEKLYGERGFGIWQGNFRDILIDRKANATISDFVARKIRERVKNQAVAEKLIPRNHGFGTRRLPLETFYYEVYNQDNVELVDINETPIERITPAGIKTSDREYAFDIIIYATGFDAITGSFDKIDFRGVGGVRLKDKWRKGPETYLGIMVHEFPNMLMLMGPHTALGNIPRSIEYSIDWVTGLIRFAMANKLTRLEATPEGVKSWTDHVKALGEGLLSNEVNSWMTGINSNVEGKQTRIVARYSGSAPAYRARCDEVAAKGYEELRLG, encoded by the coding sequence TTGCACCAAACCATAAGCACGGGAGCAACGCCGATTCCGGATTACGACGCCATTATCATCGGGGCGGGCATGTCGGGCCTGTACCAGCTCTACCGGCTGCGCGAACAAGGTTTTCGCGTGAGGGTATTCGAGGCCGGCACCGATGTCGGCGGCACCTGGTACTGGAACCGCTATCCCGGCGCGCGATTCGATTCGGAGAGCTATTCCTACGGCTATTCGTTCTCCAAGGAGCTTTTGGAGGAATGGGAGTGGTCGGAGCATTTCGCCGGCCAGCCGGAGACGTTGCGCTATCTCAACCATGTCGCCGACAAGTTCGACCTGCGTCGCGATATCCAGTTTCGCAGCCGGGTGACGGCAGCGGTTTACGACGAGGGCTCGCGGAGCTGGAGCATTACCCGCGAAGACGGCAGCCGCTTCAACACGCGGTTCTTGATCACCGCGATCGGGCCGCTGTCGACCCCTACGCTGCCGCGGATCGAGGGACGCGACGATTTCAAGGGCGCATCCTTCCACACCGCGCGATGGCCGAAGGAGCCCGTCGATTTCACCGGCAAGCGCGTCGCCGTGATCGGCACCGGCGCCACCGGCGTGCAGACCATCCAGACCATCGCGGGACAAGTTGGCCATCTCACCGTGTTCCAGCGCACCCCGAACTGGTGCGCACCGCTGCACAACGGCAAGATCGACGCCGAGACGCAAGTGAAAATCAAGGTGGGCTATCCGGAAATGTTCGCCCGCTGCCAGGAGACCTTTGCCTGCTTCCTGCACACGCCGGACCCGCGCGGCGCGTTCGAGGTGTCGGATGAGGAGCGCGAGGCGTTTTATGAAAAGCTCTATGGCGAGCGCGGCTTCGGCATCTGGCAAGGCAATTTCCGCGACATCCTGATCGACCGCAAGGCGAACGCCACGATCTCCGATTTCGTGGCGCGCAAGATCCGAGAGCGCGTGAAGAACCAGGCCGTGGCCGAGAAGCTGATCCCCAGGAATCACGGCTTTGGCACGCGGCGGCTGCCGCTCGAGACCTTCTATTACGAGGTCTACAACCAGGACAATGTCGAACTGGTAGACATCAACGAGACGCCGATCGAGCGGATCACGCCTGCGGGCATCAAGACCAGCGACAGGGAATACGCGTTCGACATCATCATCTACGCGACCGGTTTTGACGCCATCACCGGCAGCTTCGACAAGATCGATTTTCGCGGGGTTGGCGGCGTGCGGCTGAAGGACAAGTGGAGAAAAGGCCCGGAGACCTATCTCGGCATCATGGTGCATGAATTTCCGAACATGCTGATGCTGATGGGGCCGCACACCGCGCTCGGCAACATCCCGCGCAGCATCGAATACAGCATCGACTGGGTGACCGGACTGATACGTTTTGCTATGGCCAACAAGCTGACGCGGCTGGAGGCGACACCGGAAGGCGTGAAATCCTGGACCGACCACGTCAAGGCGCTCGGCGAGGGACTGCTGTCCAACGAAGTCAATTCCTGGATGACCGGCATCAATTCCAACGTCGAGGGCAAGCAGACCCGCATCGTCGCCCGCTACAGCGGCAGCGCGCCGGCTTATCGCGCAAGGTGCGATGAGGTGGCGGCGAAGGGGTATGAGGAGTTGAGGTTGGGGTAG
- a CDS encoding GMC family oxidoreductase, producing the protein MNDPVDVLIIGAGASGAAVAWSLAETKMHILCLDQGGWMKPSEYPSTGRDWEAKFYGDWSTSPNIRGRPEDYPVNDDNSPIKVVNFNGVGGSTVMYTAHWPRLHASDFKVKTLDGVADDWPIDYEVLTPFFEENDRMMGVSGLSGDPLSPLTHPPMPPQPLGLSGPLIGKAMNKLGWHWWPSDTTIATMDYEGRARCINLGHCTPACAQGAKASTDITYWPHAIRAGVELKTHCRVREILTNEDGMASGVVYYDKDGVEQFQTAEVVIIACNGVGTPRLLLNSVSGRFPNGLANSSGLVGKNLMFHPYAQIYGFVKEPTDSNRAPPTCLWSKEFYDTDLSRGFVRGYGIQFGRGAGPVFEAVASEQKGILPWGADHHRVFRKLNGHRLAVSAICEDLPEEHNRVTLDPVLKDSHGIPAPKIDYTIGENSRKMMEHGLARGREILEAAGATDICINNPIPWGGWHLLGTARMGTDPARSVVNEWGRSHDVKNLFIVDGSVFVTSGGVNPTSTIQAIALYVADQMKQRLANLFD; encoded by the coding sequence ATGAACGATCCCGTTGACGTCCTGATCATCGGCGCCGGCGCATCCGGCGCGGCGGTGGCATGGAGCCTGGCCGAAACCAAGATGCACATCCTCTGCCTCGACCAGGGCGGCTGGATGAAGCCGTCGGAATATCCGAGCACAGGGCGGGACTGGGAGGCGAAGTTTTACGGCGACTGGTCGACCAGCCCGAACATCCGCGGCCGGCCCGAGGACTATCCTGTTAACGACGACAACTCGCCGATCAAGGTCGTCAACTTCAACGGTGTCGGTGGCTCGACGGTGATGTACACCGCGCATTGGCCGCGGCTGCACGCCTCCGATTTCAAGGTGAAGACGCTCGATGGCGTCGCTGATGACTGGCCGATCGATTACGAAGTCCTCACCCCGTTCTTCGAGGAGAACGACCGGATGATGGGCGTATCGGGCCTGTCAGGTGATCCGCTTTCGCCGCTGACGCACCCGCCGATGCCGCCGCAGCCGCTCGGGCTTTCCGGCCCGCTGATCGGCAAGGCCATGAACAAGCTCGGTTGGCATTGGTGGCCGTCGGACACCACGATCGCGACGATGGATTACGAGGGCAGGGCGCGCTGCATCAATCTCGGCCATTGCACGCCGGCCTGCGCGCAAGGCGCCAAAGCCTCGACCGACATCACCTATTGGCCGCACGCGATCCGCGCCGGCGTCGAGCTCAAGACCCATTGCCGCGTGCGCGAGATCCTGACCAACGAGGATGGCATGGCCTCGGGCGTCGTCTACTATGACAAGGACGGTGTCGAGCAATTCCAGACGGCCGAGGTCGTCATCATCGCCTGCAACGGCGTTGGTACGCCGCGGCTGCTCTTGAACTCGGTCTCCGGCCGCTTCCCGAATGGGCTGGCCAATTCATCCGGCCTGGTCGGCAAGAACCTGATGTTCCATCCCTATGCGCAGATCTACGGCTTCGTGAAGGAGCCGACCGACAGTAACCGCGCGCCGCCGACCTGCCTCTGGAGCAAGGAGTTTTACGACACAGACCTGTCGCGCGGCTTTGTCCGAGGCTATGGCATCCAGTTCGGCCGCGGTGCAGGGCCCGTGTTCGAAGCGGTCGCGAGCGAGCAGAAGGGCATTTTGCCGTGGGGTGCGGATCATCACCGCGTGTTTCGCAAGCTCAATGGCCATCGCCTCGCGGTCTCCGCGATTTGCGAGGATCTGCCCGAGGAGCACAACCGCGTCACGCTCGATCCCGTGCTGAAGGACAGCCACGGAATCCCTGCGCCGAAGATCGATTACACCATCGGCGAGAACAGCCGGAAGATGATGGAGCATGGCCTGGCGCGCGGCCGCGAGATTCTCGAAGCCGCCGGCGCGACCGACATCTGCATCAACAACCCGATTCCCTGGGGCGGCTGGCATCTGCTCGGCACGGCGCGGATGGGTACCGATCCTGCGCGCTCCGTGGTCAACGAATGGGGCCGCTCGCACGACGTAAAGAACCTCTTCATCGTCGACGGCAGCGTGTTCGTGACCTCGGGCGGCGTGAATCCGACCTCGACCATCCAGGCGATCGCGCTCTATGTCGCCGACCAGATGAAGCAACGCCTTGCCAACCTCTTCGATTGA
- a CDS encoding S1C family serine protease: MLDVTSDIADDDPSSRTAEPARDNDRVLLDAYSNAVIDVTERVGPAVVRVETGPKVRSVRERGGLGSGIVISPDGLVLTNSHVVGSSKEIRLRDIEGFVTDAHVLGVDPDTDLALLRADGARDLRYASLGNSKSLRRGQLVVAIGNPLGFESTVTAGVVSALGRSIRSMSGRTIEDVIQTDAALNPGNSGGPLVSSAAEVIGINTAIINGAQGICFAVASNTAQFVLSEIIRHGYVRRAYIGVAGQTAPIPRRHAVVAGVDNKMGALLAQIEPDSPAAKAGLLPGDVAIRLDGVEINGVDDLIRALDRDRIGRTLSMDVLRMGRLRAIDIHPVERKPAR; the protein is encoded by the coding sequence ATGTTGGATGTTACCTCAGATATCGCCGATGACGATCCGTCATCGCGAACGGCCGAGCCTGCCCGCGACAATGACCGGGTCTTGCTCGATGCCTATTCCAATGCCGTGATCGACGTGACCGAACGCGTAGGCCCCGCCGTCGTGCGCGTCGAAACCGGGCCGAAGGTGCGCAGCGTGCGCGAGCGCGGCGGGCTTGGCTCCGGCATCGTGATCTCGCCCGACGGCCTGGTGCTGACCAACAGTCATGTGGTCGGCTCATCGAAAGAGATCAGGCTGCGCGACATCGAAGGCTTTGTCACCGATGCCCACGTGCTCGGCGTCGATCCCGACACCGACCTCGCGCTGTTGCGAGCCGACGGCGCGCGCGATCTGCGCTATGCCTCGCTCGGCAATTCCAAGAGCCTGCGCCGTGGCCAGCTCGTGGTCGCGATCGGCAACCCGCTCGGCTTCGAATCGACCGTTACCGCCGGTGTGGTGTCCGCGCTCGGCCGCTCGATCCGCTCGATGAGCGGGCGGACCATCGAGGACGTGATCCAGACCGACGCCGCGCTCAATCCCGGCAATTCCGGCGGCCCGCTGGTGTCGTCAGCGGCCGAGGTGATCGGCATCAACACCGCCATCATCAACGGCGCGCAGGGCATCTGCTTTGCGGTCGCCAGCAACACCGCGCAGTTCGTGCTGTCGGAGATCATCCGCCACGGCTATGTCCGGCGCGCCTATATCGGCGTGGCAGGTCAGACCGCGCCGATCCCGCGGCGGCATGCGGTGGTCGCCGGCGTCGACAACAAGATGGGCGCGCTGCTGGCACAGATCGAGCCGGATAGCCCGGCCGCAAAGGCAGGATTATTACCGGGCGATGTCGCGATCAGGCTCGACGGCGTCGAGATCAACGGCGTCGACGACCTGATCCGCGCTCTCGACCGCGACCGCATCGGCCGCACGTTGTCGATGGACGTGCTGCGAATGGGGAGGTTGCGCGCGATCGATATTCATCCGGTGGAGAGGAAGCCGGCGCGGTAG